In Populus trichocarpa isolate Nisqually-1 chromosome 16, P.trichocarpa_v4.1, whole genome shotgun sequence, a genomic segment contains:
- the LOC127904456 gene encoding vacuolar-sorting receptor 1-like: MRLVISLSNLGLEGLPTFVLADRGDCYFTLKAWNAQNGGAAAILVADDKVEPLITMDNPEEDDAGAAYLQNITIPSALISKSLGDSIKKALSNGEMVNMNLDWTESLPHPDERVEYEFWTNSNDECGPKCDSQIEFVKNFKGAAQIFKI, translated from the exons ATGAGGTTGGTAATATCTCTTTCAAATCTAGGCCTGGAGGGGTTACCTACTTTTGTCCTTGCTGATCGTGGAG ATTGTTACTTTACCTTGAAGGCATGGAATGCACAGAACGGTGGAGCAGCAGCTATTCTTGTAGCAGATGACAAGGTTGAACCACTGATTACCATGGACAACCCTGAAGAAGATGATGCCGGTGCTGCATATCTGCAGAACATCACTATCCCCTCAGCACTTATTAGCAAGTCCTTGGGGGACAGTATCAAGAAAGCTCTATCTAATGGAGAGATGGTTAACATGAATCTTGATTGGACAGAGTCTCTTCCACATCCTGATGAACGGGTTGAGTACGAGTTCTGGACAAATAGCAATGATGAGTGCGGGCCAAAATGTGACAGTCAGATTGAGTTTGTCAAGAACTTCAAAGGTGCAGCTCAGATATTCAAGATCTGA
- the LOC7472478 gene encoding cytochrome P450 71A1, translating into MLLRMGHVPTLIVSSAEAASEIMKTHDIVFANRPQTTAASIFFHGCVDVGFAPFGEYWRKVKKISVQELLGPKTVQSFHHVREEEAAGLIDKIRFACHSGTSVNISEMLISVSSDIVSRCVLGRKADKEGGNSKFGELTRTFMVQLTAFSFGDLFPYLGWMDTLTGLIPRLKATSRALDSFLDQVIEEHRSLESDGDRCAQTDFLQALLQLQKNGKLDVQLTRDNIIAVVLDMFVGGTDTSSTMMEWAIAELVRNQTIMRKAQEEVRRIVGKKSKVEANDIEEMGYLKCIIKETLRLHPAAPLLVPRETSASFELGGYYIPPKTRVLVNAFAIQRDPSFWDRPDEFLPERFENNPVDFKGQDFQFIPFGSGRRGCPGALFGVTAVEFMIANLLYWFDWRLPDGATQEELDMSEICGMTAYKKTPLLLVPSLYSP; encoded by the exons ATGCTTTTGCGCATGGGGCATGTTCCAACTCTCATCGTTTCATCTGCCGAGGCAGCTAGTGAAATTATGAAGACCCATGATATTGTTTTCGCAAACCGACCCCAAACCACAGCTGCAAGTATCTTTTTTCATGGTTGTGTAGATGTTGGTTTTGCTCCTTTTGGTGAGTACTGGAGAAAAGTCAAGAAGATTAGTGTTCAAGAACTTTTGGGCCCGAAAACGGTGCAATCATTTCACCACGtaagagaagaagaagctgcAGGCTTGATTGATAAAATTCGTTTTGCTTGTCATAGTGGGACTTCTGTTAATATAAGTGAGATGCTGATCTCTGTCTCAAGCGATATCGTTTCCAGATGTGTTCTGGGTCGGAAGGCCGACAAGGAAGGTGGCAACAGCAAGTTTGGAGAGTTGACGAGGACATTTATGGTTCAATTGACAGCATTTAGTTTTGGGGATTTATTCCCTTACTTGGGATGGATGGACACTCTCACAGGCTTGATCCCACGGTTGAAAGCAACTTCGAGGGCATTAGATTCCTTTCTTGATCAGGTGATTGAAGAGCATAGGAGTTTGGAAAGTGATGGTGACAGGTGTGCTCAGACTGATTTTCTGCAAGCTCTCCTCCAACTTCAGAAGAATGGCAAGCTTGATGTGCAGCTCACACGAGACAATATCATAGCAGTTGTTTTG GACATGTTTGTGGGAGGAACTGATACAAGCTCGACAATGATGGAATGGGCGATTGCAGAGCTTGTAAGGAATCAAACTATCATGAGGAAAGCCCAAGAAGAGGTCAGGAGAATAGTAGGGAAGAAATCGAAGGTAGAAGCAAATGATATAGAAGAGATGGGATATTTGAAATGTATCATCAAAGAGACTCTCAGGCTTCATCCCGCTGCCCCTCTGCTGGTTCCTAGAGAAACATCAGCAAGTTTTGAATTGGGAGGCTACTACATTCCTCCCAAGACAAGAGTTCTTGTGAACGCATTTGCCATTCAAAGGGACCCTAGCTTCTGGGACAGACCTGATGAGTTTCTCCCAGAAAGGTTTGAGAACAACCCAGTTGATTTCAAAGGCCAGGACTTTCAATTCATTCCATTTGGTAGCGGGAGAAGGGGTTGCCCTGGGGCCCTATTTGGGGTCACTGCAGTTGAATTTATGATTGCCAATCTCCTATATTGGTTCGACTGGAGGTTGCCTGATGGCGCAACTCAAGAGGAATTGGACATGAGTGAGATCTGTGGAATGACTGCTTACAAGAAGACCCCTCTTCTTCTTGTACCTTCATTATACTCGCCCTGA